From one Peredibacter starrii genomic stretch:
- a CDS encoding flagella basal body P-ring formation protein FlgA: protein MKLVLILASLLFSGIALACEMALPHHLVIIGDNADLRSAIHHQNCPEETVNEITQILGSVEGKITAPQLVTMFRIKNQDVRIEPSVIQIQQFKQIVRDQLILPPGVQMKSSEAINAQNFIALAPGDRLEVQCIGCLYGTGQPLNVNHMGFDGNNRTLTVRADFKKMVKAYRLTSFMPAFADVPKDVLKEEYVESIPHTDLITNLDNLKFYKLNKPVKTGELLKMSDLNAINLVKAGLKTEVVIENSLVRIKTDGISRSNGTLGEVVEVFHPQKNKKYQGKVVDINKVLVEL, encoded by the coding sequence ATGAAATTAGTTTTAATTCTCGCCTCTCTTCTATTTAGTGGTATCGCTCTCGCTTGTGAGATGGCGCTACCTCATCATCTGGTGATCATCGGAGATAACGCTGATCTTCGTTCTGCCATTCATCATCAGAACTGTCCGGAAGAAACTGTGAATGAAATCACACAAATTCTGGGTTCAGTAGAAGGGAAAATAACGGCACCTCAATTAGTGACCATGTTCCGAATTAAAAATCAGGACGTGAGAATTGAGCCATCTGTGATTCAGATCCAGCAATTTAAACAAATCGTTCGCGATCAATTGATTCTTCCTCCAGGCGTTCAAATGAAATCTTCTGAAGCGATCAATGCCCAGAACTTTATCGCTCTTGCTCCGGGAGACAGACTTGAGGTTCAGTGTATCGGCTGCTTATATGGAACCGGCCAACCCTTGAACGTGAACCACATGGGTTTTGATGGCAATAACCGCACACTTACTGTGCGTGCCGACTTTAAGAAGATGGTTAAGGCCTATCGTTTAACATCTTTTATGCCTGCTTTTGCGGACGTTCCGAAGGACGTGTTAAAAGAAGAGTATGTAGAGTCTATCCCTCATACTGATCTCATTACTAATCTTGATAATCTGAAATTTTACAAGCTCAACAAACCGGTTAAAACGGGAGAACTTCTGAAGATGTCTGACCTTAACGCCATTAATCTCGTGAAGGCCGGTCTTAAAACAGAAGTGGTGATTGAGAACAGTCTTGTAAGAATCAAAACTGATGGCATCAGCCGCAGTAACGGAACACTTGGCGAAGTTGTAGAAGTGTTTCACCCTCAGAAAAATAAAAAATACCAAGGTAAAGTTGTAGATATTAACAAAGTATTAGTGGAACTATGA
- the flgG gene encoding flagellar basal-body rod protein FlgG, whose amino-acid sequence MIRALHTSATGMAAQESNVNTISNNIANVNTTGFKKARTEFDDLLYETVQEAGAKSSGNTEYNVGHQVGSGARVSATRKIHSQGSPQMTNNPYDLMINGEGFMGVVAPNGELKYTRDGSFNVDAQGNLVTRAGHRVFPGIVVPPNIMRINIAENGTVEAFTRDSVEPINLGQVPVFTFVNPTGLRSDGGNLLAATAGSGQAIQNVAGENGSGILMQGAIEASNVNVMNEMTDLIKAQRAYEMNSKVMGVADQMLQTINNVR is encoded by the coding sequence ATCAGCAACTGGAATGGCAGCTCAGGAATCAAACGTTAACACGATTTCTAACAACATCGCGAACGTTAACACGACTGGCTTTAAGAAGGCCCGTACGGAATTTGATGATCTTCTGTATGAAACTGTTCAAGAAGCAGGGGCGAAGTCTTCTGGTAATACTGAATACAATGTGGGTCACCAGGTTGGTTCAGGTGCACGCGTTTCGGCCACTCGTAAAATTCATTCGCAAGGTTCACCTCAAATGACCAACAACCCTTATGATCTTATGATCAATGGTGAAGGGTTTATGGGTGTAGTCGCTCCAAACGGCGAACTAAAATACACTCGTGACGGCTCATTTAACGTCGATGCTCAGGGTAATCTCGTGACTCGCGCGGGCCACCGTGTGTTCCCGGGAATTGTTGTTCCACCAAACATCATGCGTATCAATATTGCAGAGAACGGCACTGTAGAGGCCTTCACTCGTGATTCAGTTGAGCCGATTAATCTTGGGCAAGTTCCAGTTTTCACATTCGTGAACCCGACTGGTCTTCGCTCTGATGGTGGAAACCTTTTAGCTGCTACTGCAGGTAGTGGTCAGGCGATTCAAAACGTCGCCGGTGAAAATGGTTCCGGCATTCTTATGCAAGGGGCGATTGAGGCCTCCAACGTAAACGTAATGAATGAAATGACAGATTTGATTAAGGCCCAACGTGCTTATGAGATGAACTCAAAAGTAATGGGTGTAGCGGATCAGATGCTTCAAACCATCAACAACGTTAGATAA